Proteins encoded by one window of Mercenaria mercenaria strain notata chromosome 4, MADL_Memer_1, whole genome shotgun sequence:
- the LOC123544476 gene encoding galactosylceramide sulfotransferase-like, which translates to MEGRRNGIAFVVSVYVCIGIISVTSSYKRTVLVPDNHKSFFLSGLENSQPFHDNKSAHNIISKLKASRYTANVTKVRKNIITHVAFLKVHKTGSTTLQHLFYRFALRHKLNILLPERGNYLGKSLVIPLKPGEHYDILACHSVYKKGWIDGLLPTDSVKIGIIREPVERMISAAYFFRDVYSIKYLKMIPRLNFIHNLVNFPEKYDVHFFSHPRNTMGRDFGFQSGIQRTNKSLIKKYLDYLNEQFSLVLIMEKINESLVMMKRLLNWSFIDILYFEMNSHKYLRTVLNATETAKLRNTSFLDFEIYDYFSAVFEMKLKQIGYDFYDEVTFYKTVLEQVRGFCLNKFKAEETRFQIPKSKWDGTFQVKMSDCELMQTDWKLFFSKVRSKYLLSAEMPIPWKGK; encoded by the exons ATGGAGGGAAGAAGAAACGG GATTGCTTTCGTCGTCAGTGTTTATGTCTGCATCGGCATCATCAGCGTTACTTCAAGCTACAAACGCACGGTCCTGGTACCAGACAATCATAAATCTTTTTTCTTATCTGGCTTGGAAAACAGTCAGCCATTTCATGACAATAAAAGTGCTCATAATATCATTTCTAAACTAAAAGCTTCTCGATACACTGCCAACGTAACAAAAGTTCGTAAAAACATTATAACTCACGTAGCATTTCTAAAAGTACACAAGACAGGATCAACTACTTTGCAacatttgttttatagatttgcgttgagacataaattgaacaTTCTTCTCCCGGAGAGGGGAAACTATCTCGGGAAAAGTTTGGTAATTCCCTTGAAACCTGGTGAGCATTACGATATCCTTGCCTGTCATTCTGTATACAAGAAAGGATGGATAGATGGCCTACTTCCCACTGATTCGGTAAAAATTGGAATAATCCGTGAACCGGTGGAAAGAATGATTAGTGCGGCCTATTTTTTTCGTGATGTTTACAGTATCAAATACTTGAAAATGATACCGCGATTAAATTTCATACACAATCTTGTTAATTTTCCAGAGAAGTATGATGTACACTTTTTCTCTCACCCGAGAAACACAATGGGCAGAGACTTTGGGTTTCAAAGTGGTATTCAACGGACAAATAAATCTCTAATTAAGAAATACCTGGACTATTTGAATGAACAGTTTTCACTTGTTTTAATCATGGAAAAAATTAATGAATCTCTAGTCATGATGAAAAGACTTCTTAATTGGTCATTCATCGACATACTATATTTCGAAATGAATTCACATAAATACTTACGTACTGTTTTGAACGCTACAGAAACTGCAAAATTGAGAAACACCAGTTTCTTAGACTTTGAGATATATGATTATTTTTCTGCTgtatttgaaatgaaattaaagcaaATTGGGTACGACTTTTATGATGAAGTCAcattttataaaactgttttagAGCAAGTGCGTGGATTTTGCTTGAATAAATTCAAAGCAGAAGAAACAAGATTTCAAATTCCAAAGTCAAAATGGGACGGAACGTTTCAAGTTAAAATGTCAGATTGTGAATTGATGCAGACAGattggaaactttttttttcaaaagttcgATCAAAATATCTTCTTTCAGCCGAAATGCCTATTCCTTGGAAAGGAAAGTAA